The following nucleotide sequence is from Brachyspira suanatina.
AATAGTTTATATTCATAATATTGCAAGCAATTCTTTTTTATATTGTAATGAAAATTATTTAATTTAAAATTTAAATAGTGTATTATAATTACTATATTAGTTATTTAATTTTTCTATGGCTTTTTCATATCCTAAATCAGCTGATTTTTTTAAATATTTTTTTGATCTAAGAATATATTTTTCTTTTATTTCCTCATCTTTTTCATGTTTTGAAATAATATCATAGAGTTTATATAAATCATAATATGCTATATAATCTTCAGGATTAAATTCTAATGTTTCTTTTAGATATTTTATTGCTTTTTTATATTTTTTATTTTTTCTATATACTACTGACATTAAATAATAAGCATCAGAATAGGCTTTATTTTTTAAAATGGCTTTTTCCAAATCTTCTATAGCTTTATCATAATCTTCTTTATCAATATAAACTTCTGCTCTGTAATAATATGTATCGCTGTCATGCGGATATATTTCTATAGATTTATTATAAGTATCTATTGCTTTATCATAATCTTTTATCTCATAATAAGCTCTTGCTAGATTATGATAAGCATCTAAATTATCATTATCTAATTCTATGACTTTAAGCAGATCATTGATAGCTTCATCATATTTTTTATTTTGAATATTATTTAATGCACTATAAAAATATTTATTTTCTTCACTAATCATATTATATATTATCCTAAATGTTAAAAATTATAATATAGAAATTATACAAAAAATAATAAGTGAATGCAAATTTATTTTTATATAAATTTATATTCACTTACATATAAAGTACATAGAAAAATATAAAAACTTTTATTAATTTTATAATTCTTTTATTAATTTATTGGCTTCTTCAAATCTTCTTTTTATTTCTTTCCAATTTTTTTCTTTCATTAAGTTTCTAGGACATAGCCAAGAACCGCCGCAGGCAAATACATTTTTGTTTTGCAAATATTCTTTTACATTATCAATACTTACACCGCCTAAAGGCATGAATTTTACTCCTGTATGCTGATAAACCGAAGCTATATTTTTTATCCAATTAATTCCTCCGTATAAACCAGCATGAAAGAATTTGATATATTTATATCCATAAGCTAAACATTGTTCTACTTCAGAAGGAGTTGCGGCACCTGGTATATAATAATAATTTTTCTTTTTGGCATATTCAAGCATTATAGGCTGAAATCCTGGGCTTATTATTATATTAGTTCCCAAATCAAGTACTCTATCAACTTGTTCTGTATTTAAAACAGTAGCAGCAGATCTTGGCAAATCAGGGTAGTCTTTGGCCAATATTTCTAAAGCTTTATATCCATATTCTGTTCTTAAAGTTAATTCTATAGAAGGAAGAAATTCCAAACAAAGTTCTGCTATATTTCTTATTTCTTCTTCATTTTCTACTACTACTACAGGTACTATTTTATTTTGTATATATTTTTCTAACATAAAAAACTCCGTAAAATGTAAAACTATAATTAATAATCTATCATGCTTAATTATTAAAGTAAATAACATAATTATTCATGCAAAGATTTGTATTTATTTTTAGACAGTATCTATGCTATATAAACAAGGAAGGTTAAATATATGAATATTTAACCTTCCTTTTGATATTAGAGAATAAAAAAATATTATAGATTTTCTTTTAGAATTTTAATGATCTCTTCTTTGCTTAATACTTTACCATAAGAAAGAACTTTATCATCTAATAATAGGGCAGGAGTAGACATTACTCCATAAGAAGCTATTTCAGCCATATCTTCCACATATTTAATAGCCAAATCAAGTTTTGCTTCTTCTATGGCAGCTATTGTATTTTCTTCTAGCTTTTTACAATTAGCACAGCCTGTACCTAATATTTTTACTCTAGCCTCTATAGGCGATTCTTTTGTTGTTTCCTCTTCAACGAAGGGGGT
It contains:
- a CDS encoding tetratricopeptide repeat protein codes for the protein MISEENKYFYSALNNIQNKKYDEAINDLLKVIELDNDNLDAYHNLARAYYEIKDYDKAIDTYNKSIEIYPHDSDTYYYRAEVYIDKEDYDKAIEDLEKAILKNKAYSDAYYLMSVVYRKNKKYKKAIKYLKETLEFNPEDYIAYYDLYKLYDIISKHEKDEEIKEKYILRSKKYLKKSADLGYEKAIEKLNN
- a CDS encoding bifunctional 4-hydroxy-2-oxoglutarate aldolase/2-dehydro-3-deoxy-phosphogluconate aldolase → MLEKYIQNKIVPVVVVENEEEIRNIAELCLEFLPSIELTLRTEYGYKALEILAKDYPDLPRSAATVLNTEQVDRVLDLGTNIIISPGFQPIMLEYAKKKNYYYIPGAATPSEVEQCLAYGYKYIKFFHAGLYGGINWIKNIASVYQHTGVKFMPLGGVSIDNVKEYLQNKNVFACGGSWLCPRNLMKEKNWKEIKRRFEEANKLIKEL
- the sec2 gene encoding thioredoxin-like selenoprotein Sec.2, giving the protein MSLKDILFGKGGCGUGPAITPFVEEETTKESPIEARVKILGTGCANCKKLEENTIAAIEEAKLDLAIKYVEDMAEIASYGVMSTPALLLDDKVLSYGKVLSKEEIIKILKENL